TATGCAAAGAAAATTGACTAAATTATAACATCCAAAGTATTTCAGTTACAATTTTTCTGCAATCCACAACTAGCaacttaaaaagaataaaaagtttCATATAAATTCCTAATAGaatttctttatattatttggtTAGGCCAAATATTGCCTTCTATTACTTCAAAGAAAGAGGACTTAAAATTAGTTCTTAAATTAAAACATACCTGTTTTCTCATTCAGACTGCTTTAAAACATGGTCtcatggcaaaaaaaaatgtGACTCTCTGTCATGAAATTACCCTAACAATATATTATTTGATTCTTCATAACTAGATGCTAAAACATGTAAGGCACTATTTTCCCCCTTTTATTATTCCATTAATTATGTTTGTTAAAAGTAAGACAGTAAACacacattatatatattaaaaaaaaaaacaacatgaaaaatGCACAGAACAAACATTTTACTTTCCTACAAGTTAAAACTTAAAAACCTATATTTATTCCTATTCTGAGTAATAAAattctttaactatttttttttcttgttatttaattttatttctgttGCTAAActgtcaacaaaaataaatgtggctttaaacatacaaaaaatgtatttcaacCTAAAGTTTGTAACTTTGTTTTTATAGGAGGAAAACATTCTAAAAAAATCTCATATCATATCATTGTTTTCAAATCGTCACATTTAGATATTTTTCCAGTTGCCTTTCAAAACTCATTTAATGAATCTCTCTTTCCAATATACATTAAGATTAAACAGATAACACATGGTATAATAAATCTATGTAAATGACTAATATACAAGACTAGTATTGTGCAGAAACTCTTATATTGTattagataaatatataaaacgtGTAAAAATAATTCAGAATGTATTCAATACAATGGAATGTAAATATGAGACTAATAAACACAAAAGTTAAATACCGTACACTCAAAAATGGATGCACACAATGTTGTGCAATGTTTACCTCCACTTATTATAAAGTGATGAAAAAGTTTATGTATACTTAGTAATATGAAAACCAAAGTATTGTAACCCAGAAATTGACAGCCCAGCAAATCTGAAAACCACTATCAACTCAACATTGTTAACTTTGATACCTAATTAACAGATACCAGAAGAGCATATTATGATACCAAAAAAAATGCTACACaagttttgataaaaattcaaagtttttaagGAGAAAATGACTGCCTGGCAGGTCTGAAAATCACATACAAAAGTTTAACTCAATAATGGGAAGTTCCTGACCAAATATCTAAAGATTCCTTAATGTAGAAGACTAGAAGCTGAAAAAAGTGTAACAAGTAAAAATAGTTACCCAATTAGTGTACCGTacataaaaaattaaagtatCATCAAGTAACATCAAACAGGAAGTAAGTAACTTAAAAGCAGACATAAAAATAACTTACACTGGACAACACAACACAATATAATTCTAAGTCAAATTCTTAATCATTTCTTACTTCAGAAATTGAGTAGgatgtaaagattttttttaattcaaagaaAGACAATTGAGCAGACAAGGTCATTGCAGTTCATAGCACCAATTCCTTGAGTGgatgtataataattatttacatGATACGAATCAAAATCACTATGACATGAAGACTCATAAGCACTTGTACCAATAAATACCATAATATTCTGTGGAaaaattcaaatgggaaaactcACCAATATTTAGTCAAAGGGCCAGCAAATCCTTTTAAATGTCTATCAATATCAAATAAATCAAAGACTAAACAAAAAGTAATTAACCTCAATAGAAgttattaaaaactttaaccatatAATTTTAAGACAACTATGAAATTAGAcagccatttcaaaattataattcatCAACTTCAGATATAACTACATAATTTGgagtttcattttttaaaattccataacaatttataattcatattatttGGCAAGTTCCACCTCTTAACAACATTTGGCAAGTTCATGACAGGCACATTTTGTTTTGTCAGATGAAATTCTAAATGACATGATAAAAATCTTATAACtacaaatacaatatatatatatatacataaacaaatAACGTATAAAATGTGATATAGATAACAAATTACAATTCAAACTCCTTTTCAATGAATGAACCAGTGTAATCCCTATCCCTGATATCTTAGCCATCTTTCCTTCTGGTCCAGTATCTGTCCTTCAAGCATTCTTGCTAGGAATATCCCAActaactgttaaaataaaatacatcactgtcatttcaatatgttttataatcCAATAAGAAGCTATAACTTTCCACTCTTCACAATAGCAATATTTGCAGAGTTATGGAAATTTTATTATACTGATGTGAGGCAATGATTTGTGATACTGTTATATGAAAAGAGCCCAAAACAGTTGAATTCTTACTCCCATATTCAGGTTCTATATGTATTACCATATTGAAAATTGTAGAAGAGAATAAAAGAATATCTAGAATATGTATCACTCATGATCACTTTACACCAGTACACTGACAGTAAGACCTCTTTCAAGCCTATTTTTACTATGCatgatgttctatttttagccaaagAAGCCATTTGCAAATGGTAAAGTAATGAAAACAAATAGGCCATAGGGCCAGCTGTGTTAAAATGTAGAGCacaattgtttatcatgttttttacCTTCaaatcaacgtttttttttttactaaataaaaGGTGAATTTAAGGTGAGTCTTGTTGACACAATTTTTCCATCATTTAATAGCTTAATTATGCTCATGTCATAGATAAATTGCAAACTGAAACTGCAGGGATATATGAAAATACATGGATTCAACAAACAGTTTGAAGTACATTTGATTTTAGGCCAATTTTGGGACAAATCAAATTGTCTCTGTTGATGTAACTGTTTACCATCAATCATTCTTTACTAAGATTCCATGCTTAACCTATATACTAGGCCTATTagacaaaaactgaaaatttctGATTTCATATTGAGAAAAAATCATCTACTTCTGATGCTATCAATAGAAAAGTTTACTTAGTTGGGTATATTCCATCTGGCTTTTTGATCCATAATCTGCCCTTCCAATGCTCTTGATAagcatattccaaaaatctacaAATATATATTCCACATCAAATGTTAAATGTGAGTTCTAACTGTCTATAGCTATACCAATCAGATATTTAATATTGCTGTACATGAATAGTATTCAATTAcaagtttttgaaaatttcatctACAAAGTCAGACCATTTACTGACCAGTATCATATGAAACAATCTTGcaggcataaaaaaaaatccattatttTTTGGTCTATAGgttcttaaattaaaataatgaatATCTTGTACATTGTACTCGCATTATTCACATATTCAAAGGTTATTCCCCTAAAATTGAAAGTTGAAGAAAAATAATGGTAGATTATGGTCTAaattaaatttagaattttttagtactttgccaacatgtagtcaaaaaataataaaattatgagTCACAGAGCTTTCTCCCAAACTACAGTTTGttcaaaattgtcagattttgtaaaagatcatacatttaaaaaacgataatgtgtgaaaaaaaaacctaaacaaTCGAATTTGGAATAAATTATGAGAAAATATCACTTATAATGtgctttctgaaataaaaaataaaaaatggggtcaaTGGATTCATTTAGAGTTAACTTTTGGAATCAATCATACTTTTGAGATGAACTAAAATGATACTAGTCAGTTTTATGTTATAAATATAGGAAAAAATTATCATACAGCAATAATTAAATATCTGAATATCCTATATGCAGCAACATCAGCAACATTTAGTATATTCAAAACCCAATATTCTATAATTAAGTCATTACCATGGTAActtacatattttataatttttatttcaaataatatgaaattggaaatacttttaattatttaaagtacaatgtatttaaaatttattaactCTCTTAAAATTccagaaatatgtttaaaatcggATGTCTCAATctcaatatttgtaaaataagaaaacaaaatcaaactatAGTTACTCTATATCTTATATTAAGGAGAGCATGTCCTTCAAaacattatttattcatttatttgtttgcaAACTGAAACTGCAGTGATATATGAAAATACATGGATTCAACAAACAGTTAAGGAGAGCATGTCCTTCAAaacattatttattcatttatttgttagGAGATATGTTGAAATCATATATACATACAATTTTATGATGGATAATTTTAAGATTAAAACACAGGAGTTTTCAGatgaatgaaacaaaagttgcaATCAGAAATtgaatattatcatgataatGGAAAAGTATCCCTCctcatttttaaatcattttcatttCTTGTTGATTTAACATCGTCAGTTTCATGATTATCTGACATTACATCAGTTACGCTTTTTGAGCTCCTTAtgcataataaacaaacaatcaatcaataaaatttttgCATGCTTGGTAGAAATTTTATAGGATTGAAGAAAAAACGATTGATACTACAAATTAATTTAGAACGATGTGGGAACAAAACCAGTATAATGGTCATCATAAGCATGTTGTTATTTTATCTCATCTGATgcttaaactaaaaataaatgtaaatgacgcagaaaaaatcaaatcaacaatgatgaaaacaaaacagtttgaaGGTTTGTTAAAAAATAGTTGGAAACAGTATTCATGCCAAATTATTACATGCTTACATTGAGCAAATTAGATTACAGGCAGTTAGTCTATGATTAGAAAGTTTTTTTCATCCTCAACCCATTGGGTATATAAACTATATATGACAAATATATGGACCTATGGCATGTATGGCGACTACATGTGGCAGAAAAAGTGTTTTTATACATGTAGaaacaaatatgaaatcaaaGTTCTGTCAAATTTTGTAAACTGGCACCTAGCACCTAGCATTGTCACCTAGTGATCAAGTGTATAGCACCTAGTCACCTACATAAATTACACCATACAAAACTcattaaaacttgaaatatcaatcatacaaatatttaaatacagGATGTAAGCATCAAGTAGAATATGACAGTCCTATCTCAATGGTTTCTGTATCCATATTAAGCAACAAATTGGAATGACActcatttaaaattcaaaatccaCTAAAAAGGTATGAGGTAGATTTATCTATTCAATCTTGACATACAGGTGTAGATAAAAGTCCAACAGTTACATTGAGATTTCATGTTGCATGCAAAATATTAAGGTTCAGCATAAAATATATCTTCCAATATACATGGTATATGCAACAACAATTTTCTTGGGTAATATCAGAGTATATGATATCAATGCAAAAAAACATTACATGCAGTCTGCTGCGTGCAATTGTGTTCAtgcaaaatatatgtacatgctTCATGCAATGCCTTAGAAAATgatcaatatttaatatttttttaaattaaaggttgTAAAAATTGTATCTCTCAGTCCTGTTTTAATTGAAGTACTTCAAGTGCCTATAGAAGGTTGTTTAAAGCAAAACAGACACCCCTTTAAATAAACAGTCTTATAAACAGAAGAGGTTTTTAACAGATAATACCTATGCAGAAACAAGAAACTTTCTGGTTGTAATGGATTTAATTGGGCTGCTTTACCTCggaacaaaaaacaacatttaaagtTTTTCATTGTCAAAAATTCAAAGATGGAGGTCATAAGTGGTAACAGTTAGCAAAGAGAAGGGAGAAAAGTTGAAAGGAAGGTCAATTTTAATCATTAGCATTTAATtacttttatatgtcttttatcaaaatataaccCAAAGAAAGTGTTGTCTTTAGAATAACatacagaaaacaaacaaattttccTTGATACTTTTTTCTCGCTTAAAGCCCTTGTATGCTGCTTTCTTCATGATTTGAATTCATCATTTTTTAACTCTGTACCTGTATTTATATAACAGAAGCTTtaagtttaaaggggcactagctgtcaaattcatgttcaccgattctaatcaaattctcatatttgatttatatgatttataacaatgtaaaacatttatccaaactattaaaagtcttaataaaacaataaacaaggcacaggcatgaaaatacatagcttcgttttgtgtgtatttgagtctagacgccatctaattatttatcaagttgacctctatagtcatccaatgaccatataagcgatgtaaacataaatatagatataaatagattaagcaaacttgTGCTGTTcaattattctaggtctatttaatttcatattacagataaaaattaaatgtttatcatcgtttttacctgtattagaatgtttattagtggatcgaatcagtcaatcataTGATTTACCTTTgcttcactttcaatgttgacattctcttcctttaaataactatgtatacaattcacgtgttatcaaTCTCAAGCTAAagggttaaattaaagttcacatgaatacggattcaatgaggtggaattattcacttgcaagttaataattcataatcaatgtattttgcttattttgacaaaattgaaccttattggctactaaaaaggaattattatttcactacaaaatgtatttgtatttcattactgattgagccaaaaaaaataatatatatttgatttttcatatatctcgtagctagtgccccttaacAGATTTGCAACTGTTTATATTCATGTTATCTTTCTAATCATAaaagtcacaaaaaataaatattcctgAATATAAGTGGTAATCATAATTACATTTAATAGGAAAACACCCAATTTTCCCCTTTTTTCTTTGCCATTGATAGATGctatattttcaaaaaggttAGATGGGAAGAGTTGTAAACGAACAACACTCATCTTGTGTTAGAAGCAACCTCTTTATATTGATTACAGTCTGATCTTTATCAATACAATATTGTCATTGGAAAGTTAAAAACTTATATTGAGATATCTGTCTTAtgattagacaaaaaaaaaaaaaccaaacaattcACAAATACTCTAGTTTCCATGGAAATAACTTAACAAATGCAACTAGGTttgaatatatacaaatgtcacTACTGCAAAGTTACTACCTACCAACAAAGCCTATGACTTACTACTTATATACCTACCATTGGCAGAAGAATTCCAATACATACACCTCCAACAACTGGCAAATTCTTAGCAGAAAAGACCAGAGATAATATGGCATCCACACAGCCCTGAGTATATATCAGTGATAGATCTCCTGCCtaaaaaatgacatttatatGGTTAATATTTGTTCAATAGTGGGGtacaaactcacaacctcagtgttaacAAGCTGGTAGTGGCTGTAGATGAAATAATTGCAATTTGTATATCGGTAACAACTTTATAAATGTACATCCTCTATCATGCATTAGTACATATGTATGAGATTCAGTTGCTGTAATTGATACAATTTTCAGATGATAATAGTTGAAATTGTATATGCATTGTGTATATAGATTTTACCACTGAACCAAGTGTGATACAATAGACCAACTCTAGACCATTAAATGTGAGATATctaaaaatttaactgtctcaagtgGATAAATATTCAATCACACTAGATACAGTGCTAGATTCTATATTTCATTGATGTTATAATTTGTTTATGTGTGTTATAACTAGAATATCATATTGTTGGAAAATAGATCTTCTAAGTTGTGATATCTTGTATTTATTTCCTTTGTTACAATTAAGCTAACAAATTTGTTATTGTAATCTGAAACATTTCTATGAATATGAAAGTACTTACTGAATTCAAGACATTTCTTCCACACAAAATATTAGTCATACcagactgaaataaaaaaaaaatattatttaattcaaAATCTCCATTGATTTGCTCACTTGTCTTAAAAGTAGAAATGTTCAAATGTCATTaatgatgtacttaggtgaggttaggtgaaaattaataaattaagaagttaaaattgatactataagctagtagagcatcaattaaggataaacataagctaaaaatattgataggtcatggacctcctttttgagatatttgagatttaaaatatgtcgggaaaaggctgactcagacttttaccttatgtttgcattggtattattaggtctcaaaacaaaagaaaaaaaattatgaatcttctaaaattttggtaaatgacctttcatgagctctattaagtcttatatgaaaaaataaatgggtgttatggagcaaaatattttacattcatgtattgtatggaaaaacaccaaggagtccgaacatatgacacaaattccaaaacctcacctaagtacattctTAAAGGATTTCATAATATTGCAAATTTGTTCttttgtggattcatttattttcgtgggtatcaattttcgtggattgctgaacacgtgtttgtggatatttgatttcgtggttttgctaatATCTGCATACAAAACCTATTGAgaatatgttattcgttgaacatttgaattcatggtttatctgtacccacgaaacccacggaAATTGGTAtgcaatgaataataatgattccacagtattTCACTTTAGGATCTCGCAAAACTGGAAGTGTTAAAACAGCATAATTGTAGATAAGTACAGTAATTCAAAATGTTGGCAAAAATATAGACAACTATTCTTATCATTAAATTGGTTATATGCACAAACTCAAATTCTAACAATctaaatgcactttacaatgtatTAATATAGCAATAAAGGTATGGACTAAAGCTTTGATTTCAAAATGTACTGCTAAGCAAACTTTaaaactgtaaaccaacttattttcgcgagcgatttatttttgcgattttcgcgagtagaaaaataacatgaatataaatcgtcgcaaatatgttaaaaatttgaTCTTTCCTTATTAACGTGAAATaaaatatccgcgaaaataacttGGTTTACAGTAGAACATCctttattgataataaaaataaaaattatgtgtaAAATTAGAAGATATGGTTTTatttgcaatgagacaactctctaccagagacctaATGTGTAGAAGCTAACAACTTtattatgtgcctgtcccaattcagaaGCATATTGTAAAGTTATTCAGTAATTATTCTTTGTTCCTgtatatcttatttgtttttcatttattattttgtacctAAATCAGGATTTTGGGTTTttagtttgaattgttatacattttgctattttggggccttttaaaaAGCTTGCAATGTGGTATTGGTTTTGCACATTTTTAAAGGtcgtatgttgacctatagttgctaacatcaacgtcattttgtctctgatagagagttgtctcattggcattcataacAATTGACTTATTTCTATTATTGTCCTTGGTTGCTGTCTGTGATAATTATTAGCATCCTTAATCTTTGGTCTTTAATGGatggttgtttttttatttagatctttggtggatagtttttttatgtctttagtacatacatttgtaggtttttttgggatctttggtggatagttgtttttaTGTCTTTAGTACAAACATTTGTAGGGTTTTTTTGGGgatctttggtggatagttgtttttaTGTCTTTAGTACAAACATTTGTAGGGTTTTTTTGGgatctttggtggatagttgtttttatgtctttagtacatacatttgtaggtttttttgggatctttggtggatagttgtttttatgtctttagtacatacatttgtaggtttttttgggatctttggtggatagttgtttttatgtctttagtacatacatttgtaggtttttttggggggtctttggtggatagttgtttttaTGTCTTTAGTACAAACATTTGTAGGTTTTTTTGGgatctttggtggatagttgtttttatgtctttattacatacatttgtaggtttttttggggggtctttggtggatagttgtttttatgtctttagtacatacatttgtaggtttttttgggatctttggtggatagttgtttttatgtctttagtacatacatttgtaggttttttttgggtctttggtggatagttgtttttaTGTCTTTAGTACAAACATTTGTAGGTTTTTTTGGGGggtctttggtggatagttgtttttatgtctttagtacatacatttgtaggtttttttgggatctttggtggatagttgtttttatgtctttagtacatacatttgtaggtttttttgggatctttggtggatagttgtttttatgtctttattacatacatttgtaggtttttttggggggtctttggtggatagttgtttttatgtctttagtacatacatttgtaggtttttttgggatctttggtggatagttgtttttatgtctttagtacatacatttgtaggttttttttgggtctttggtggatagttgtttttaTGTCTTTAGTACAAACATTTGTAGGTTTTTTTGGGGggtctttggtggatagttgtttttatgtctttagtacatacatttgtaggtttttttgggatctttggtggatagttgtttttatgtctttagtacatacatttgtaggtttttttgggatctttggtggatagttgtttttatgtctttagtacatacatttgtaggttttttttgggtctttggtggatagttgtttttaTGTCTTTAGTACAAACATTTGTAGGTTTTTTTGGgatctttggtggatagttgtttttatgtctttagtacatacatttgtaggtttttttggggggtctttggtggatagttgtttttatgtctttagtacatacatttgtaggttttttttgggtctttggtggatagttgtttttatgtctttagtacatacatttgtaggtttttttgggggtctttggtggatagttgttttatGTCTTTAGTACAAACATTTGTAGGTTTTTTTGGGGggtctttggtggatagttgtttttaTGTCTTTAGTACAAACATTTGTAGGTTTTTTTGGgatctttggtggatagttgtttttatgtctttattacatacatttgtaGGTTTTTTTGGGGGGTCTTTGGTGTATAGTTGTTTCATTGTTagttaggccaaataaaaaagtatgtgtggttccagttacatctgaaaaaaagttagggtaggtaggtagggatttttttttatgtttttttttttacattgagtctatgggagcaacattctgactttaacagtgcttaaagaaaaatgacaataaaatctttagggtaggctatttttaagccgaaaaagtagggacttTAGGGTTACtagaaccacacatatatttttatttggccttataacTCATCTCGTTATCTTTATAAAACAGAGTTGGCAACCTGCGTTATAAGTATCATCTGAGCTAACTTTTTACAGAAACTGTTACCTTATAAGTATCTTGTACTCTGCAGCATGAGTGTGGTACACTGCATCGGAGTGAATTAGTCAGCAATGAACTGGAGCAGTTGTAATACTGATTTTTATTCCAATCTTTGTATGACTCTACTCCACAgcattcaaactgaaaaaaaatagtaaatccTACGATCAAATAAGCATACAGACAATTGTTTATTCTCTTTTTTAAAACCCTGCCTTAATAGCATTCATATCCTGGTGACAAGAAAGTCAGGACATATAGACAGATACATTGATTTATGAAAAAGTCATAAGTCATAAACATTTTATACGCCGTACTTTTGTTGAATTAGGAATAACCAGCagtaaatttttatatatataaatgtatatatgttaacgctcaaacatgtacaaaacaacaccaatagcaaaaaaaaaaaagaaactataaaTTTAACTTATTGCTATTGGTGTtattttgtacactttttaggcatttataaaacttatttattgtgtacatgtatcgttacttgtaACAATCCAGCAGAAAATCATTGACTATTATTCCGatgttttatatttacattttcctGAACCCAGTCAATGACTGCCTGATCATCTCTATCATCCTGGTATTTAGTAATTAAACTGTCTTTCAGTACTTGATGTTTCAGGAAATCATTTACTTTGTCTTTCAAAACAAATGTAGCTACAGCTAGGCCAATCAGAAACAAAAATATGATGatcataatataataatactgaaaagagaaaaaatattcttataaataCATCTTCCATGTATACATGCTTTAAACATATACTTTACACATATACTTCAAACAAATATACACTGATTTacaataaagttataaatataacTTTCATTCCTTTCATTAATTGATTATTCTTGTCAACTTTCCATTCAACATAATTggtttaaggggagataattgttAACATGACTAAATGTATATTCTGttgcctataattgtttacttctactttatttgaacttgagtgGATAGTTTACCCATTGAcattaccacatcttctattttttatacaaaatcatTGTCTGAAAGAAGGATTGATTGCAGACTATCTAAGATACATGTTTCCTATGTTTAAACATGAAtggtacttatttttttttacatattctgATAGAGCATGTAGAGTGCTGAATTATTCTGATAGAGTGCtgaattgttgtttattgtgtatGATGTATAAACTCATAGAAATTTCATttctaataattaaaaaaaaatatgaatcattttaggtgaataaaaatgaaaactatataaaaacttacaatttttaaaagtaaaacattttctCTTAAGGCACCAATACAACCACACAAAGATACTAAGAATATTGTTATTCCAATTAGAATTAAGACTACAAAAGCTACGGAAACATTTTGTAAGGCATCGTCCAGACTTGTTATTCCATGATATTTATTCTTTTCTATGAAAGCCCATATTCCTGCTCCTATAAAACCACCACCTATCAtctacaaaattaagaaaaaaataagcaCATAATAGAAAGAAATAAGAATATATGTACATATAGGACAAAAGTCCCAGCACACACTACATACACAAGTCCCAGCACACACTACATAATACTACATACACAAGTCCCAGCACACACTACATCATACtacatactgtaa
The window above is part of the Mytilus galloprovincialis chromosome 4, xbMytGall1.hap1.1, whole genome shotgun sequence genome. Proteins encoded here:
- the LOC143072967 gene encoding tetraspanin-33-like isoform X1; the encoded protein is MGCLNTDDTFISPCVKYTLFFWNFLCWMIGGGFIGAGIWAFIEKNKYHGITSLDDALQNVSVAFVVLILIGITIFLVSLCGCIGALRENVLLLKIYYYIMIIIFLFLIGLAVATFVLKDKVNDFLKHQVLKDSLITKYQDDRDDQAVIDWVQENFECCGVESYKDWNKNQYYNCSSSLLTNSLRCSVPHSCCRVQDTYKSGMTNILCGRNVLNSAGDLSLIYTQGCVDAILSLVFSAKNLPVVGGVCIGILLPMLVGIFLARMLEGQILDQKERWLRYQG
- the LOC143072967 gene encoding tetraspanin-33-like isoform X2, with the translated sequence MGCLNTDDTFISPCVKYTLFFWNFLCWMIGGGFIGAGIWAFIEKNKYHGITSLDDALQNVSVAFVVLILIGITIFLVSLCGCIGALRENVLLLKIYYYIMIIIFLFLIGLAVATFVLKDKVNDFLKHQVLKDSLITKYQDDRDDQAVIDWVQENFECCGVESYKDWNKNQYYNCSSSLLTNSLRCSVPHSCCRVQDTYKSGMTNILCGRNVLNSAGDLSLIYTQGCVDAILSLVFSAKNLPVVGGVCIGILLPMIFGICLSRALEGQIMDQKARWNIPN